tttcatcactctgAAAAGTACATTAAGCTTTTTGACATCGATGTCCTTTAATTCTATTCTATCCTGTACTTaagcagttttttggttttgcttgtttGAGTAAATATGGCTTACACATTTAGATTATGCACCTTCCGTGATACCTTTTCTTTCATGTAGTGTAGTTCTAAACATAtaaatttgtctttctatgtAACTCGTGTTAATTCTGTACATTTTAGCTTTAGAGGACGGGTATTCTGCCTGGTTTAATTTGTGTGATATGCTTTACACCATAAGTGCTTTTTCCCAGGGAAACTAAGGATACTGAGCAAATTGTGAGAGTTAATTTCCTAAGGTACATAAAAATTTTGAGGACTCAGGACCTGATgtggtattaaaataaatacacatagtTGGTTCTGGGACATGCTATGTGTTATAAAAGGccatttgcttttctatttccctGCATGTCTGAGAGTCCAactctattatttctttgttctaCTGCCTTTCTACCTTCTATATCATCTTACTCCTCAAATAGAATTATACTCTTtttggggcccttgggtggctcagtcggttaagcatccaacattggcTTGTGGAGTCAAGcctcacgtccggctctgtgctgacagctcagagcctggagcctgctttggattctgtgtctccctctctcccttcccttccctggctcatgctctgtctctctctgtctctcaaaaataaataaacatttaaaaaaaattttaagtatactctttttattacatatttcttATCCCCCATCTATCAACTCATTCCACTCACCCTATAAGTAAGCTCATATCTCTCCTATACATAAAGGTAGACTCTCAAGCAACTACCTAGCTCTCTCTTTAACTTCACGGTAAATTTTTTGAAAGGCTTGGTTATTTTTGTTGCCTTCATATTTTGTTACTTCTTAGTGCTTTCCAGACTTTCGCTATGCCCCACTACTGGAAGAACTTTCAGAAGTTCACTGGAGGTCTCCTAAACACCAAATTGAAAGACCTTTCTCTCAGTGCTTGTCTATGCCTCTGACTTTGAAACTTGGTGTAGATTCTCTTTGAATTTACTTCTCCCAGTGCTTCTTTACTTTTATAATCTccaagttttcttattttccttatccCCTTAAAGTAGATGTTTCCCAGTGATCTATATCTGACCTTTTGACTCTTTTTGCAGTTTTAAAGAACAGTTGActctttgttttagaaatatcTGGCTTCAAGTAGCAGATCCATGCCAATGAATGTCTAATCCACATCTCCAGCTGACTTCTCTCTAAACTAAGCACCAATAGAAAAATTTTCTCTAAACAATACTGGGACCCTCCATCTGATTGTTACCTAATGGTTTAGTACTTCCAAGACTGAATGTGTCGTCCTGCTTCACAAACCGGTACCTTCCCTCCCATCATTTAATGGCATCACAATCCTCCCAGTCACCTATTGACAAAGCCTCGATCATCTCTCATTCATTCTCCTACCCCTTTGTGAACTTGCATCCAAACACGTGTATGCCCTGCTTATTTTACTCTCATTCAACAGCTCCGACTTTCCCTAGCCTTTCAAATACCCTAGCTGAGGTCTCCATCACTCTGAGTTAGACTAATATTATCCCCTACCAGCCCCTTTCCCCTCAAACCGTGCTCTTCCAGCCTTTGGCTCTTCTCAAAAATGTCCTGCATGCGTGTGAAGACCAGTAGGAAAAACTGCACAAATGAACCAGTTGGTACCACTAAAAGAGTATATTTCCTGATCTCCAAGATCTTTAATACTATGCATCAatctttttttacttctctttagtCAGGCTTCGCCCTTTGTCTCTAGTGACTATTCCAAACTCTTCAGTGCCTTAAACTTCCCCCACCTTCATCTACCCCATCCTGTGTTGACAAATAGCTCCTTATAGGTATAAGAAAAGCGAGGTAATTAAATGGGAACATTCCCAACATTTCATCTTACTTTTACTATGCCTATAATCAGTTCTGCATCCATACCCATTtacttctttccctttattttttcgAGGAAAATCCTATTTGTGTTCTTGTTGCCATCCTCCCTATGTTTTTCAGGTCCTTTATTTGTCTCTCTATCTTTTGGAATCTTTTAATCAGCTCCCCTTCCATataaaaatgctcaattaaatCCTAACTCTACCTTCCATTCTTGCATTTTGtcaccttttcttttcattcatgcAACAAGTATTATATTCCTACCAAATGCTAGATAGTAGGACCAAAGGTAAGTATTTTGTCTTACTATCCTTCATCAGTATGCCAGGACATGGCTTAGAGTAATCACAACAGATATTTGAACTGAACCTGATATAAGTGTACTGTATCATTTCCCGAATTTAAAACCTTTGATACATTCCCAGTGAGCAGAGAATAATTCTGGCTTTCTGTGTTTGGAGCCTGGCATTCAGGATGACCCTCCACAATGAGGTCCCAGCTTATCTTTCCAATTACATTTTCACTTACCTTCATTACTCTTTATCCAAATCAAAGTACTTTGCATGCCCATGAGCTTCCCATGCCTTTCCTCGGGATACGTCCTTTTTCTAGTTTGCCTtcatcctctcttctttttcttcccaaaccCATTGTAACATGCAGACACTCTCTCTACTGCCTTCTCCTGAAACCCCTGGACTTCCCTAGCCAAGGTTATTTCTTCCTTCATGGTATTTCTTCTGGTGCTTAAGTTGTCAATTactatgctttttgttttctagctTACATTTTGGTTTGAATGGTTCTTTTTCAGGGGTATCTACCCCCTTTAAGAACCTGGAAAAGCTATGGACtcttacaagaagaaaaatggatatACAGTAGTTTGGTGTACAACTTCACCTTGTTCATTTGTCTTCTGAGGTCTACCCCTGGAGCCCAGGTTCAGGATTACTATTGAAGAAAATAGCATGTTGTAGGTTCCTTGAAAGTAGAGCTTTATCTaagttaccattttatttttctctaaacttTGCATAGTGGTTTATGTATCTTAAGTGCTTAGTATGTTTATGGAATAAATAGATCTATCAGATTTGTTGAAAGTATACAGGCACAGGGAAAGCCTATCATAAGCCATTGTGCTGTACAGATTTTACTGAGAGTCAGTTATCCATTATCCACAGCTAGTAACTTCAGTCTCAGTTCATAGCCCCTACCCCAGCATGAAAAGTCTCCGACTGTAATAAGATAGTTGATACCATTGTGAACTTTAGGCACAAAGTAGTGTATTTATTAGACAGTAAATCCTAATTCCCCTTATTGTACTATCTTGTTATAACAGGTGAAAAGAAACTTGGTACTGTTATCACTCCAGACACATGGAAAGACGGTGCAAGGAATACCAcaggtatttttcctttttagaaaatagaagttGAATCAAATATTTCCCGTGACTGATGTTTTAGCCTTTACACTATTtgtaaaaggaaatgttttgtgCACAAAGTATTTCATCTGTTAAATATTAAAGAACTCTAGATCCCCCCCCAACAATTTAATATCTTCTTCTATTTAGTTTTCTTGGTTACATGTTAGAGGTTCCTAATCTATGAGGTAAGAGATAGCAAAATCATTAAATGATTTTCAACCAATGAGTATATCATAGTAATTGATTTGATTCAGCTTTATTAGAGTATATATTTAATTCCCCCTTTCTTCACCTGACTTTTATATTCTTAAATCATTTACACTGTTTTCACTTTCATATCATTATATACAGTTAAGATGttttcaaagggaaagaaaagaaacacttatACTGTATTCAGGGTCAGTGGCACCAAAGTAATGGCTTCTAGATTTTACAATAGATAAATTAAATGCAGACCTGTTCCTAAAGTCCTGTTTTGAGTTGAGAAGTAAAATGATGATCCAGAATTTTATTGTTTCAtcataaatgtttcctttttaagtgGTGTCTTAAAAACATGGCTATTAAATGaagattttgaaaatgttgaCATTGGCTAGTCTATTGGTAGGAGGTCTAAGAATGAACTCTTTAACAAATTGTTAAGTGGTAAATGTACATGTTATGGTAAAATGTGCAGAAATAACCCactaaaatatgtgtatattttgatATAGAAAGTGGTGGAAGAAAgctgaatgaaaataaagcttTAACTTCAAAAAAAGCAAGGTAGGTAAAGGAGCAGCTACATCGTGGAGACAtaactttccattctttttagtCTTAAGCATACTGAACTTGGTGTGTATCATTCTGTCATGATTTAAACAGAGTCAGGTACCAGCATGCAAAGCCAAGCTATTTGTTATAACCTGCCAGTTTCACCCTGATCCTCCCCACTCTATCAATTTGTGAAGATATTACTGCTCTTTTTTACCAGAAAACATGACTTTTAtttcatctcattctttttcttttctgctcttttcttttcttttcttttcaaaacgaTGGTTTCTGGCCTTACCCCCCCTAAAACTACTTTGCAGTTTCATTCAAGTGCTTCAGTGTGGTATGCAATAATACTGCCTGGTTTTGTTTACTGTACATTATTTCATCTAGATCTTCATTATTGTACAAATTGGAGGCAATAGAGAGATGTGGACAGATCCgaagctctggagtcagacctaAATTTGTATTTAGACTCTGTCACTCTCTTGCTCTGAGACCTTAAGGAAGTTAAGCCAGTTTCTTGACTtctctgaactttattttttcatctaagAGTGGAGATAAAAATGTCTCCTACCCTAAAAACCACTTTTTGACACCATGCTTTATTTATTATTCCCAGTCTTAAAAATTCCATGAACTCTTCCAGCTGCCATCCCATTTCCTTGCTTCCCTTCACAGCAAAAGTTTTCAAAAGCCTTAGGCTTTCTCAATGTCTATAAGTTCCATTCTCAGCTTCTGCCACTCCGGTCAGGTCTTCAGCCCCATCAATCCCTGCAGCTGCTCTCACCTAATGGCAGCAGGATCACACACCTAATGGCcacttctctattctttttttttttttttaatttttttttaacgtttatttatttttgagacagagaatgaatgggggagggtcagagagagggagacacagaatctgaaacagggtccaggctctgagctatcagcacagagcgtgatgcggggctcgaactgacagacggcgagatcatgacctgagccgaagtcggtagcccaaccgactgagccacccaggtgccctccactTCTCTATTCTTATCTTGATTAACCTTTTAACAACTCTCATTTTTGCAACctgctattctctctctttttttcttctcttctcttttcttttcttttcataagcTCTACCTCCAGTGTGGGTCTGAACTCATAGCCCCAGGATCAGGactcgcatgctccactgactgagccagccaggcacccctgcaaccTTGTATTCTCTTGGCTCTGGGGTACcaccctcttttctcctcccaacTCACCGTTCCTTCTCAGTCAAGTGCCTCTGGACTCAATCCTagacctttctcttttttttttctatttacaaatatataatctTTCCTCAAGTGACTTTAGTCCAATGACTTGAAATTCATACTGTATGTTAATAACTCAGATTTACATCTCCTGTCCTGACTTCTTTGAGCTCCAAAcatatatccaactgcctacttgTCTTACCATTTTGATGTCTAACAGGCAACCTCTTGGTCCTTGTCTTCTAATCAGAGTCTTACTGCACCACTGTCCGGTCCAGTTGTGCAAACCAAAAAGCGAGAATTCTGCACATTTTCCTCACTTTCCTTTCATCAGTAAATTCTTTAGCTCTACCAGCAAAATATAACCTGAATACACTTGCTTCACTGCTGTTACCCTGTTCCAAACCACTGTTATTTCGTAGATGCTGTAGTAACTTTGTATCTTTCTGCTTCCTCTCTAGTTCTCTATAATTCAGTCTCATAGTAACCAGAGCAGTCCTTTAAAAGGCACATAAGTGCTTTTCTCAGAACGtgcattgcttttcttttcaggtaGAATATAATCTAGGCCCCCTTCCACTTTCTTACAAGGTTCTCCATGATCtggcccctcccacctctctgacTTCCAGTTGGACTACTCCTGCATCAGACAGGCCAAGCCCACTCCCATTGGCAGAGGTTTATGTTTGTTGCTCCCTCCTCCTAGAGCTCATCCTGCAGAGTTCACATAGCTGGCACCTTGTTGCCAGGATCTagctgaaatgtcacctcctaAGGGTGGATCCCTAACCAGCATCTGAATTAAtgtcttcccctccttctcctcatgTCTGCCACAGTGTCCTGTTTGAATTTTCTCTACAGTGTGTATCACTGTCTGAAAACCATGTTTGTTCCTTtacttattgtctgtctcctcacTACAATGTCAGCTTGAGAGGGTAGAGGCTTTGTCTGTCAAGCTCATTTTTGGTATGTAAAACAGTAAcgggcacatagtaggcactcgtgtatatttgctgaaagaattaatacctatttcaTGACATTGTCCCAaggattagaaataataataacgataatgataataataataatgaagcttTTACTAcctgcagtgcctggcacataatggtGCTTATTAAGTAATGGATATAAAACAGCATAATAGATTTAATCTTCAGTACAGCATCTCACTAAGTATTGCTCTGACTTATTGATGTCTTCTAAGACAGTTCAGTTATTATTAACTAAGTTGTAATTTTTACAGActatacagttttatttatttttaatttttttttaacgttttatttatttttgagacagagagagacagagcatgaacgggggaggggcagagagagagggagacacagaatcggaagcaggctccaggctctgagccatcagcccagagcccgacgcggggctcgaactcacagactgcgagatcgtgacctgaactgaagtcagccgcttaaccgactgagccacccaggcgccccagactatACAGTTTTAGATACCTGCAGTTACTTTTTGCTCCCAGCCTTACTCCAATATCATTAATAAATAGCTATTATTTTTGGATACTCTAAATATCTCACTTTGGAAAGTGTACCATTATATTGCATTGAATCTAAGATACCAACATTTAGAAGAGGTATCAttactttaataaagaaaaagctcTACCATGAATTGTAAGATGTCAGACatattaaaatgtgcattttaggATTAAATACGGTTTTAAACAAAAGTAATCTCTAGACATACGGATGCAAACAAATCGAGCCTTATTAAAAAGAGGAATAGTGTCTATGCTATCTTCCTTTGTGCAGAGTAAGGTGACATTCTTTTGGGTTTGGAAAAATTAACCTTTGAAAATAAGCTGTTGTGCCCCAAGAGAAGAAACCAGGTCTAGGACAGTGTTGGTATTCAGTACATGAGTATTGTTACAAAAGTTACAGCCAGTTTAGGGGGAATTATTTTCTACTCCAGCTGCtgtaaaatggcatttttatatAGCAGAAACTCTTCTATGCAAAGGGATTGGATCAATTAGTTGAAAATGTCAGCTAAAATAGGCAATCATTAAAAGATACACATACCTTATTGTAAGTCATGGCACATGACGTGTACATGCATTCATCAGTCATTTGGCACTGAGACAGGCCTTTTGAGTATGAGTCTACTGATAAGAGTTCTTCATCATTTTCCTCACATAAATCATAACCAGAATGCGCATTTCCGGTATCTTAAAGTAGAGCAAGAACTGACAACTTGTAAAGTGCCAAGTCCTTCCACTTATGATTTTGCCTGTATTTTGAAGTTGTCTCACCTAATTCAATGGCAGTTCAGTGATTCACATTTATCTAGCCATTCTAAAGCATTCTCATAGTCTTTCATAGAATTGGTCACTTTTTGCACCCACATTTCATCAGTTTCCATAATATTTAACTATATCATACAAATAGATTGGCAAATACAACTCGTAGAAACAGGCTTGGGATTAAGTACAACTGATAAGTGGTTTATAAGCATACAACTCACATGGAAGGGGTAGGGTTGTgcaggagcagtgagagagggtaGCTGGCTGCAAGCGTGCTGTGGCTATCAACTGTAAAGTTTGACAGAGGGAACAAAGCATGGATTAATCCCATTTGTTGCCTAAAGGAAGTCATTTaactgtttcttttctattttacatttttctttctttaaaaaaaaaaaaacaactctagaTTCGATCCATATGGAAAGAATAAGTTCTCTACTTGCAGAATTTGTAAAAGTTCGGTACATCAGCCGGGTTCCCATTACTGCCAGGGCTGTGCCTACAAAAAGGGTAAGTTTCTTTCAATACTGTTTTCTGTTCATATCCAGCCTACATTTGGCACTGACTTAGATAGCATAGAAAAGGAGTAGCCTTTCATAGTTTCAGAGATCGATCCTGTTAGTCAAGTGCTCTTTTTTCTAAGGCAAGATGACACTTAGAACCTGGTTCATAGCTGCAAGTCCGtgcttgcttttttctcttctctgatgctgttaaattatgttttaagcCTCAGGAGTGACTTAAATAAACCAAAGTGTTAATAGTAGGTATTTGATTGGTATTATGAGTTGGTATTATGATTTGATTGCttacatgttttgtttgtttgtttattttaggcaTCTGTGCAATGTGTGGAAAAAAGGTTTTGGATACCAAAAACTACAAGCAAACGTCTGTGTAGATGTGTCAATGACGTTTCTGGCTTTCTATgtgattttactttttgctttgaatttccaAGGCATAACATAGATgttcaagttaaaaataacacattttaagaCAGTTAATATTAAATCGTTGATTACCTGatcagtattcttttttattttgctttcaagaATTTCTAAACAACAGTGTAACTAGTTTTCTGCCTTAGTTCTTTTTCTCACAAGCGTCTTGTTGAATTAGCATAAGtggaaaatttaatgaaaaatattttcccagttctctatatgctttttatttatcattattcatATAATTCTTTTCTTCACCCTCTACTTTATTTATAGATATTACAGAAGTGAGAAGGAGATTACTGATTGATATTTTGCTCTGAATTTTGCATCAGACTTGTAActcttccctcactcccttcttGTTGCATCGTTCTTAGAATGAGCAGTCTCTTTATTAATTGTAAGTTCACAGGACATTGAAACATCTGAGACCATTATTGCTGAATCGTTCCTTAGTAATTAGCCCAGACCCCAGTCATAAGTTGTAGTGatgatactttttatttgttcttgatgCCAAAGTGCCAGTCCCTTTCCTATGAGAATACAAGGGTCAGCCCATGTATGTCCAAATGAACACACTGGATTTCAGAAAAATACGGGTTATGCACATTACCTTGAATTGGAACAGTCACGAAAGCCAAAACAA
This sequence is a window from Lynx canadensis isolate LIC74 chromosome A3, mLynCan4.pri.v2, whole genome shotgun sequence. Protein-coding genes within it:
- the CRIPT gene encoding cysteine-rich PDZ-binding protein → MVCEKCEKKLGTVITPDTWKDGARNTTESGGRKLNENKALTSKKARFDPYGKNKFSTCRICKSSVHQPGSHYCQGCAYKKGICAMCGKKVLDTKNYKQTSV